GCCGCTGTTTCAGGAGACGGGCTACTCCGAGAGCGAGATGTACATCAACGACGTGGAGGCGGGCGACCGGGTGCTCGTCCTCGACGACGTGCTGTCGACGGGCGGCACGATGAAGGCGATTCTCGACGCGCTCACGAACGACGTCGGCGCGAACGTCGTTGACGTGGTCGCCGTCATCAAGAAGGCTGGACCGAACGAACTCGACAACACCGACTACGACGTGAAGACGCTCATCAACGTCACCGTCGAAGACGGCGAAGTCGTCATCGTCGACGAGAACGGCGACGGGTAGACGGCGAAGAGACGACGAAACGCGAAGCGTTCGACCGCCGCGACGAACGGCGAAACCCGGAGCGTCCGACCCTCCATTCGCCGCGGCGGCCGAAGACTGCTTTTTTATCCGGGCGGCAGCGAGTGGCGGTATGGCGCATGCGAACCCGTGGAACCTC
This genomic stretch from Haloprofundus salilacus harbors:
- the hpt gene encoding hypoxanthine/guanine phosphoribosyltransferase, which produces MDQLRQSLCDAPIIEKGDYEYFVHPISDGVPMLEPSLLREIVIKIIRKAELENVDKIVTPAAMGIHISTAVSLMTDIPLVVIRKRQYGLDGEVPLFQETGYSESEMYINDVEAGDRVLVLDDVLSTGGTMKAILDALTNDVGANVVDVVAVIKKAGPNELDNTDYDVKTLINVTVEDGEVVIVDENGDG